In Oncorhynchus gorbuscha isolate QuinsamMale2020 ecotype Even-year linkage group LG02, OgorEven_v1.0, whole genome shotgun sequence, a single genomic region encodes these proteins:
- the tmprss15 gene encoding enteropeptidase isoform X1: MWRGKRRWSSTEVLLSVLCLTLLAVCVSLIIITWLAMQTDLDQCGLGGTESVFSGRLVITRGAVFTEKLRNRSSLQFKSLAFDTEHLISDAYGRGSLNNDFKACEVLEFSNGSVVVNFDLRFRQSVEVKEAEQQLVAGLQSTGGLVVNQNSIQVRVKEDLTTYQPTSSTKWTTTPHLSTTSSSGKCPPYHMACGDGTTCVATMQFCDGVDNCPDGSDENHTLCATKCDGQFLLLGPTGSFHSENFPLPYNNGMICRWVIRVQKGLAIKMNFHSFDTEEEIDTLSLYEGTGQGKNLTYLLSGRSPGTVWLLSDKATVEFSSDDYNNFHGFNATYSAEDISNLSNEERLSCSFEEGLCFWRQEPEDEGDWIRTNTPTFPPFTGPNFDHTFGNQSAGYYIVTPGSPGQWEKNFKIRSLRLAHSKEPMCLKFWYHMYGENVHRLRVLVERRSTSLVREASVIVVFQKEGNYGDNWNFGQVTLNSTADATVVFEAQKKGGMKNDIALDDISLTNGPCGADPPDPTVVPTPTTPPPIPPDCGGPFDLWEPNSTFSSPNYPHSYGNKASCLWTLHAREGWNILLHFLDFDVESTYDMVEVRDGAGPQSELLGVFTGTDATFPDVISTANQITVLFFTDSTGYGRGFRANFTSGLALGMPKPCVTGQYRCQSGECISKASVCNGQPDCADSSDEADCVHQVSVDSTSVRHLQLQVQTTRYTTCGQHWNSQLSHFMCRYLGYRSGSALLIPSTEKDSPFTTVSLAANGTLDLTPSEKCTGEKVISLECDNQPCGVRMVSQKMDRSGSTERRREEKGEEELEEGGTVRVVGGTDSRKGAWPWMVSLYFRGRHVCGATLIDNEWLVTAAHCVYGKNIHLSNWEAVLGLHSQDSVDVLPSQTRKVDHIIMNKHYNRRTKDADIAMMHLQTNVNFTDNIQPICLPGSGQQFEDGMKCFITGWGAEVEQGTSANVLQQAVLPLVSRSECQKLLPEYNITARMVCAGYSEGGVDSCQGDSGGPLMCEEDGHWVQVGVISFGVGCGRPQRPGVYALVSQFTDWVIQTRRLS; this comes from the exons ATGTGGCGTGGGAAGCGACGTTGGTCGTCCACGGAGGTGCTGCTGAGTGTCCTGTGTCTGACCCTGCTGGCGGTGTGTGTCAGTCTCATCATCATCACCTGGCTCGCCATGCAGACTGACC TGGACCAGTGTGGTCTTGGTGGGACTGAGTctgtgttcagtgggaggctggTCATTACGAGGGGGGCTGTGTTTACTGAGAAGCTGAGAAACAGGAGCAGTCTGCAGTTCAAGTCCCTGGCCTTCGACACAGAGCATCTG ATATCTGACGCTTACGGCCGTGGCTCCCTCAATAATGACTTCAAGGCCTGTGAAGTTTTAGAATTCAG CAATGGCAGTGTGGTGGTGAACTTTGACCTGCGGTTTCGTCAGAGTGTGGAGGTGAAGGAGGCAGAGCAGCAGCTGGTGGCTGGGCTTCAGAGCACTGGGGGCCTGGTGGTTAACCAAAATAGCATCCAGGTCAGAG TGAAAGAGGACCTAACTACATACCAGCCGACCTCTTCAACCAAATGGACCACTACACCTCATCTTTCCACTACATCTTCTTCAG GGAAATGCCCACCTTATCATATGGCCTGTGGGGACGGCACTACATGTGTGGCCACCATGCAGTTTTGTGATGGAGTAGACAATTGTCCTGATGGCTCAGATGAAAACCATActctctgtg CAACAAAGTGTGATGGCCAATTCCTTCTTCTTGGTCCTACGGGCTCCTTCCATTCTGAAAACTTCCCTCTCCCCTACAACAATGGCATGATTTGCCGCTGGGTCATACG AGTTCAGAAAGGACTGGCTATAAAGATGAATTTCCACTCATTCGACACAGAAGAAGAGATTGATACTCTCAGTCTGTATGAGGGCACAGGACAGGGGAAAAATCTGACAT ACCTGCTGTCAGGCCGTTCCCCAGGCACCGTGTGGCTGCTGTCTGACAAGGCCACTGTTGAGTTCTCTTCTGACGATTACAACAATTTCCACGGATTTAACGCCACCTACTCAGCAGAAGACATCAGCAACCTCTCTA ATGAAGAGAGGCTGAGCTGCTCCTTTGAGGAGGGCCTGTGTTTCTGGAGGCAGGAGCCTGAGGATGAAGGGGACTGGATACGCACCAATACCCCAACATTCCCCCCTTTCACAGGCCCAAACTTTGACCATACATTTGGTAACCAATCAG CAGGCTACTACATTGTCACACCGGGAAGCCCTGGCCAGTGGGAGAAGAACTTCAAGATCCGCAGCCTCCGATTAGCTCATTCAAAAGAACCAATGTGTCTGAAGTTCTG GTACCACATGTATGGAGAGAATGTGCATCGGCTGAGGGTGTTGGTAGAGAGACGGTCAACTTCTTTGGTCAGAGAAGCTTCAGTCATTGTGGTCTTCCAGAAGGAGGGGAACTATGGAGATAACTGGAACTTTGGCCAGGTCACCCTGAACAGCACAGCTGATGCGACG GTGGTTTTTGAGGCTCAGAAGAAGGGGGGTATGAAGAATGACATCGCCCTGGATGACATTAGTCTGACAAATGGTCCCTGTGGGGCGGACCCACCAgacccaacagtggttcccaccCCTACAACACCACCTCCAATACCTC ctGACTGTGGAGGACCTTTTGACCTCTGGGAACCCAACTCTACATTCAGCTCCCCCAACTACCCACACTCCTATGGAAACAAGGCTTCTT GTTTGTGGACTCTTCATGCCAGGGAAGGATGGAACATCCTGCTTCACTTCCTGGATTTTGATGTTGAGTCGACCTATGACATGGTGGAGGTGCGGGATGGGGCGGGGCCACAGTCTGAACTGCTGG GTGTCTTCACTGGTACTGATGCTACCTTTCCAGATGTGATCTCCACAGCCAATCAGATCACAGTGTTATTCTTTACGGACAGTACAGGGTACGGCAGAGGGTTCCGTGCCAACTTCACATCTGGATTAGCACTGGGCATGCCAA AGCcttgtgtcactgggcaataTCGGTGTCAGTCTGGAGAATGTATCTCCAAAGCCAGTGTGTGTAATGGCCAACCAGACTGCGCTGACTCCTCAGACGAAGCTGACTGTG TGCATCAGGTATCAGTGGACAGTACGAGTGTCAGACATCTGCAGCTCCAGGTCCAGACCACCCGGTACACAACCTGTGGTCAACACTGGAACTCTCAGCTCTCCCACTTCATGTGTCGTTACCTGGGCTACAG ATCAGGAAGTGCCCTCCTCATACCATCCACAGAGAAAGACTCTCCCTTCACCACCGTGAGTTTGGCAGCCAACGGAACCCTGGACCTGACCCCCAG TGAAAAATGTACGGGTGAAAAGGTTATATCTTTGGAATGTGACAACCAAC CGTGTGGCGTCCGTATGGTCTCCCAGAAGATGGATCGAAGTGGGTCCACTGAacgaaggagggaggagaaaggagaggaggagttggaggagggtGGAACTGTCAGAGTGGTGGGAGGGACAGACTCTCGTAAGGGGGCGTGGCCATGGATGGTGTCGCTGTACTTTAGGGGCCGCCATGTGTGTGGAGCTACTCTGATTGACAACGAGTGGTTGGTCACCGCTGCACACTGCGTTTATGG GAAAAATATTCACCTTTCCAACTGGGAGGCAGTTTTGGGCCTTCACTCCCAGGACAGTGTAGATGTCCTCCCATCACAGACCCGAAAGGTTGACCACATCATCATGAACAAACACTACAACAGAAGGACCAAGGATGCTGACATCGCAATGATGCACCTTCAAACAAACGTCAACTTCACAG ATAACATTCAACCCATCTGTCTGCCAGGAAGTGGCCAGCAGTTTGAGGATGGGATGAAGTGTTTCATTACAGGCTGGGGAGCAGAAGTAGAGCAAG GCACATCAGCTAATGTGCTGCAGCAGGCAGTGCTGCCCCTGGTGAGCCGCTCTGAGTGTCAGAAGCTGCTACCTGAGTACAACATTACAGCAAGGATGGTGTGTGCCGGCTACTCTGAGGGGGGAGTGGACTCCTGCCAG GGGGACTCTGGAGGTCCTCTCATGTGTGAGGAGGATGGCCACTGGGTGCAGGTTGGCGTGATTTCTTTTGGTGTGGGGTGTGGCCGCCCCCAGCGCCCTGGTGTGTATGCCCTGGTCTCCCAGTTCACTGACTGGGTTATCCAGACCAGACGGCTCTCCTGA
- the tmprss15 gene encoding enteropeptidase isoform X2, with product MWRGKRRWSSTEVLLSVLCLTLLAVCVSLIIITWLAMQTDLDQCGLGGTESVFSGRLVITRGAVFTEKLRNRSSLQFKSLAFDTEHLISDAYGRGSLNNDFKACEVLEFSNGSVVVNFDLRFRQSVEVKEAEQQLVAGLQSTGGLVVNQNSIQVRVKEDLTTYQPTSSTKWTTTPHLSTTSSSGKCPPYHMACGDGTTCVATMQFCDGVDNCPDGSDENHTLCATKCDGQFLLLGPTGSFHSENFPLPYNNGMICRWVIRVQKGLAIKMNFHSFDTEEEIDTLSLYEGTGQGKNLTYLLSGRSPGTVWLLSDKATVEFSSDDYNNFHGFNATYSAEDISNLSNEERLSCSFEEGLCFWRQEPEDEGDWIRTNTPTFPPFTGPNFDHTFGNQSGYYIVTPGSPGQWEKNFKIRSLRLAHSKEPMCLKFWYHMYGENVHRLRVLVERRSTSLVREASVIVVFQKEGNYGDNWNFGQVTLNSTADATVVFEAQKKGGMKNDIALDDISLTNGPCGADPPDPTVVPTPTTPPPIPPDCGGPFDLWEPNSTFSSPNYPHSYGNKASCLWTLHAREGWNILLHFLDFDVESTYDMVEVRDGAGPQSELLGVFTGTDATFPDVISTANQITVLFFTDSTGYGRGFRANFTSGLALGMPKPCVTGQYRCQSGECISKASVCNGQPDCADSSDEADCVHQVSVDSTSVRHLQLQVQTTRYTTCGQHWNSQLSHFMCRYLGYRSGSALLIPSTEKDSPFTTVSLAANGTLDLTPSEKCTGEKVISLECDNQPCGVRMVSQKMDRSGSTERRREEKGEEELEEGGTVRVVGGTDSRKGAWPWMVSLYFRGRHVCGATLIDNEWLVTAAHCVYGKNIHLSNWEAVLGLHSQDSVDVLPSQTRKVDHIIMNKHYNRRTKDADIAMMHLQTNVNFTDNIQPICLPGSGQQFEDGMKCFITGWGAEVEQGTSANVLQQAVLPLVSRSECQKLLPEYNITARMVCAGYSEGGVDSCQGDSGGPLMCEEDGHWVQVGVISFGVGCGRPQRPGVYALVSQFTDWVIQTRRLS from the exons ATGTGGCGTGGGAAGCGACGTTGGTCGTCCACGGAGGTGCTGCTGAGTGTCCTGTGTCTGACCCTGCTGGCGGTGTGTGTCAGTCTCATCATCATCACCTGGCTCGCCATGCAGACTGACC TGGACCAGTGTGGTCTTGGTGGGACTGAGTctgtgttcagtgggaggctggTCATTACGAGGGGGGCTGTGTTTACTGAGAAGCTGAGAAACAGGAGCAGTCTGCAGTTCAAGTCCCTGGCCTTCGACACAGAGCATCTG ATATCTGACGCTTACGGCCGTGGCTCCCTCAATAATGACTTCAAGGCCTGTGAAGTTTTAGAATTCAG CAATGGCAGTGTGGTGGTGAACTTTGACCTGCGGTTTCGTCAGAGTGTGGAGGTGAAGGAGGCAGAGCAGCAGCTGGTGGCTGGGCTTCAGAGCACTGGGGGCCTGGTGGTTAACCAAAATAGCATCCAGGTCAGAG TGAAAGAGGACCTAACTACATACCAGCCGACCTCTTCAACCAAATGGACCACTACACCTCATCTTTCCACTACATCTTCTTCAG GGAAATGCCCACCTTATCATATGGCCTGTGGGGACGGCACTACATGTGTGGCCACCATGCAGTTTTGTGATGGAGTAGACAATTGTCCTGATGGCTCAGATGAAAACCATActctctgtg CAACAAAGTGTGATGGCCAATTCCTTCTTCTTGGTCCTACGGGCTCCTTCCATTCTGAAAACTTCCCTCTCCCCTACAACAATGGCATGATTTGCCGCTGGGTCATACG AGTTCAGAAAGGACTGGCTATAAAGATGAATTTCCACTCATTCGACACAGAAGAAGAGATTGATACTCTCAGTCTGTATGAGGGCACAGGACAGGGGAAAAATCTGACAT ACCTGCTGTCAGGCCGTTCCCCAGGCACCGTGTGGCTGCTGTCTGACAAGGCCACTGTTGAGTTCTCTTCTGACGATTACAACAATTTCCACGGATTTAACGCCACCTACTCAGCAGAAGACATCAGCAACCTCTCTA ATGAAGAGAGGCTGAGCTGCTCCTTTGAGGAGGGCCTGTGTTTCTGGAGGCAGGAGCCTGAGGATGAAGGGGACTGGATACGCACCAATACCCCAACATTCCCCCCTTTCACAGGCCCAAACTTTGACCATACATTTGGTAACCAATCAG GCTACTACATTGTCACACCGGGAAGCCCTGGCCAGTGGGAGAAGAACTTCAAGATCCGCAGCCTCCGATTAGCTCATTCAAAAGAACCAATGTGTCTGAAGTTCTG GTACCACATGTATGGAGAGAATGTGCATCGGCTGAGGGTGTTGGTAGAGAGACGGTCAACTTCTTTGGTCAGAGAAGCTTCAGTCATTGTGGTCTTCCAGAAGGAGGGGAACTATGGAGATAACTGGAACTTTGGCCAGGTCACCCTGAACAGCACAGCTGATGCGACG GTGGTTTTTGAGGCTCAGAAGAAGGGGGGTATGAAGAATGACATCGCCCTGGATGACATTAGTCTGACAAATGGTCCCTGTGGGGCGGACCCACCAgacccaacagtggttcccaccCCTACAACACCACCTCCAATACCTC ctGACTGTGGAGGACCTTTTGACCTCTGGGAACCCAACTCTACATTCAGCTCCCCCAACTACCCACACTCCTATGGAAACAAGGCTTCTT GTTTGTGGACTCTTCATGCCAGGGAAGGATGGAACATCCTGCTTCACTTCCTGGATTTTGATGTTGAGTCGACCTATGACATGGTGGAGGTGCGGGATGGGGCGGGGCCACAGTCTGAACTGCTGG GTGTCTTCACTGGTACTGATGCTACCTTTCCAGATGTGATCTCCACAGCCAATCAGATCACAGTGTTATTCTTTACGGACAGTACAGGGTACGGCAGAGGGTTCCGTGCCAACTTCACATCTGGATTAGCACTGGGCATGCCAA AGCcttgtgtcactgggcaataTCGGTGTCAGTCTGGAGAATGTATCTCCAAAGCCAGTGTGTGTAATGGCCAACCAGACTGCGCTGACTCCTCAGACGAAGCTGACTGTG TGCATCAGGTATCAGTGGACAGTACGAGTGTCAGACATCTGCAGCTCCAGGTCCAGACCACCCGGTACACAACCTGTGGTCAACACTGGAACTCTCAGCTCTCCCACTTCATGTGTCGTTACCTGGGCTACAG ATCAGGAAGTGCCCTCCTCATACCATCCACAGAGAAAGACTCTCCCTTCACCACCGTGAGTTTGGCAGCCAACGGAACCCTGGACCTGACCCCCAG TGAAAAATGTACGGGTGAAAAGGTTATATCTTTGGAATGTGACAACCAAC CGTGTGGCGTCCGTATGGTCTCCCAGAAGATGGATCGAAGTGGGTCCACTGAacgaaggagggaggagaaaggagaggaggagttggaggagggtGGAACTGTCAGAGTGGTGGGAGGGACAGACTCTCGTAAGGGGGCGTGGCCATGGATGGTGTCGCTGTACTTTAGGGGCCGCCATGTGTGTGGAGCTACTCTGATTGACAACGAGTGGTTGGTCACCGCTGCACACTGCGTTTATGG GAAAAATATTCACCTTTCCAACTGGGAGGCAGTTTTGGGCCTTCACTCCCAGGACAGTGTAGATGTCCTCCCATCACAGACCCGAAAGGTTGACCACATCATCATGAACAAACACTACAACAGAAGGACCAAGGATGCTGACATCGCAATGATGCACCTTCAAACAAACGTCAACTTCACAG ATAACATTCAACCCATCTGTCTGCCAGGAAGTGGCCAGCAGTTTGAGGATGGGATGAAGTGTTTCATTACAGGCTGGGGAGCAGAAGTAGAGCAAG GCACATCAGCTAATGTGCTGCAGCAGGCAGTGCTGCCCCTGGTGAGCCGCTCTGAGTGTCAGAAGCTGCTACCTGAGTACAACATTACAGCAAGGATGGTGTGTGCCGGCTACTCTGAGGGGGGAGTGGACTCCTGCCAG GGGGACTCTGGAGGTCCTCTCATGTGTGAGGAGGATGGCCACTGGGTGCAGGTTGGCGTGATTTCTTTTGGTGTGGGGTGTGGCCGCCCCCAGCGCCCTGGTGTGTATGCCCTGGTCTCCCAGTTCACTGACTGGGTTATCCAGACCAGACGGCTCTCCTGA